From the Pleurodeles waltl isolate 20211129_DDA chromosome 6, aPleWal1.hap1.20221129, whole genome shotgun sequence genome, the window ATTAAGGTTTGGGACAGGGGAGCAATGGGCAGTATTTCTTTTTTATAAATGCAGCAACCCTACCTACGACTAGGGACAAGTTAGCGGATGTGCATAGTCTTAATGTAGGCTCTTTTTCTCAAAACCTTTACTTGGGACACTGTTGCTTTGGCACATTTGAAGCCACTGTTGTGGGAGTGAACAGAGTAGATGACTTTGTCATTTACCACAGACTACAAGAAATGTGGTCCTCGAAGTCCACAGCATGAGCCTTTTTTATAACATTGTTCGACAAAACAAATGTGGGCCACGTAGTATGCAGTACCGATATGAAGACTTGCTTTCAGGCATGTAATGTCCAAGAGCATTCTAGCTCCCTCACCGGcttcacaaggtcacctatctctTGGTTATGCAAATTCTGTCCTTGTTCCTTTGTCTTTTTTGATAAGAAAATTCTgcctgcctttaaatctgattacatTCTTACTGATCTCCACTTGAGATGAGAGTGGGTGTGCGCTGCCATTTGGTGTCTTGGTATCAGCAAACCAACTGAAAAGTCACTTAGATGTCTTATAGATGCAGAAGATTTGCCTTATGTTGACATGCTGTGCAAGTTCATGACAATTTTAACTGGCTAAAATATTCTACATATTTGTCTGCAGATGCTCTTGGATGAATTCCTGTGGAAAGAAAAGCTACTTGCTATTACTTTATACGCCCATAATATTAATATAATGCAAATACCTAATGCCCGACACCTCCATGTAGATAATATATTAATAAGGCACACAAATATGAATACTTGAAAACATTTTAGTAGCAAATTCCaaattgcaaaatgaaaaaagacaacaGTCCCACTTAACAATAAGCATTACATGAAAAGGCCAATGAACATCTGTAGTGATTTATCCTCTGACGCTACTTTCTCAGGTCTGTAATTAGCAATTCGATTGGTACATCTGTACCTTGTACGTGTCCTTGATTTCTGCTTGTTCTGAAATATATCACTTCTTGGTGCAACGACACAGTATCCTGGCACTAGACACTTTCAAAATAAAGTTATAGAAGACCAACAGCCTAGTCTTGGTTCTGCTGTGCACAGAAGGTGGCATTGCAGAATTACGCTTTATCTTTTTACAGGTAGGGGAATCAACACATTTGAAAGGCTCCTGCGAAATGCAACAGGGCATAGCACACTGAGGTATTTAATAGGAAACATACACTGTAatgcaaaataaatgaaattgtcaaAAAAAACGAAAATTGAGAGGATTATCAAATTAGCCTGTTGAGtatttacaaaaacaaaagaaaacactaatggtgtgaTTTAGTTATTTGCGGAcgagttactttgtcacaacggtgacagatatcttgtctgccaaaatctaaatcccattatatccatgggatttagatttcagcggacaggatctccgccaccgttgtgatggagttacccgtaagccaatatctaaatcaggccctaaatcgttTTACTATTCACGAATGTTGTTCAGTTACTTAAAGCTGTAACACCAGGATGGCATCTCCTTAAAAATTGGGGTCTGTCTACCAGATGTGTGAACTGGAGAACTAAAACAGGGATGTTGGTGTCCTGTAACTGTGATTTTCCAAGGATTACAAAATTTGGTTAAGTGCTTACGATAGCTCTTCTACCCAAAGAGAGAGAAACTAGTAAAGGTCAAATGGAgagaaatgtaaaatatatttgcGGTATCCATTGTTCTACAGAGGTAGGACGATAATGGAAATTGTCTAACAACTATTTCCAGCAATGTTGTGCTACAGTGCTACAGATGTATGTAGATTTATGGTCAAGGCTAACACCTCTAATTTTTAAAGCATGGATGTAATTTACAAAGCTACAGCTGTCAGGACTGCTAATCTactgttcacacttaaatcagcaAAACAATTCTGTTTAGAGAATGCAAGCTTCAGGTTTTCATTCCAAGAGTTTAGATACTCCCTCAAGTAGTGGTGCAACTCCTCTGGAACGCTAAAGGAGTAAACCTGGAACTGCATGCTATTACTTATCTTTAGACATGATACATCCGTGCTGAATACCCGAAGAGGCGTGAGGGCTAAGCAATTTTCAAACCCTTTCACTGTATCAAACCAGTAGGAAGCAGGATATCCCAAAAGAAGGCCAAATATAGTGCATAAATTCCACTCTTGGCAGTTTATCGCCCCCACAGACACAGAGCCAGGTTTACCATTTTTAAATAGAGTGAGATGACTCAACAGTTCAAAAATGTGTCCCTTGATCTCTTCAGAATGGCATGGTTCACAGACCGTCGGACTTGTCTGGCCTGTGGAAACATCAACAAAGGCAACACCATTTCTGTGCAGAGCAGATTCCAGATTCAACACCGCATTCTCCACATTCACCACAATAAAGTTATCTGCTATGTCAAGCAGATGTACATGGTGCTTGATCCAACCCATGAGCTGAAGTTCTTGAAGAAAGTTGCAGAGTGGCACAATCCCAGCAGTGTTGTAATCATACAGGAAGGCAGGTTTCAACCCACAATCTACAGCTAGAATTTCAGCGGCAAGATTCAAGGAAGTGGATGGAGGGAATATCTTCTTCTTCCCTGTCCCAAGATGACGCTGTGCTGCCGCAATCAACAGTGGAGAAAATGCTTCAGACATTATTTGATGGTTCAAGCAAACATTGTAAAAGTGCCTGTTCCAGTAAAGTAATGTAAAACACTATCTTGAGGCCTTATTGAGATCAGCTGCTCCCATGCTCCTGCGATCACTGCTCTCAAAGTTGTGAATCAATTACACATTTAATTCTGCTTTTGTTATGCATCTAGTCACTGAAAGAAAAGACAACCATGCATTATTACATGTTACATAATTCACTTAGATAAATTGAACCAAATGTGTAAAGAAAAGATTCACCTGATAAAGTGGTAGATAACTATTAACAGGGTTTAGAATTAAGAGTGATAAAAGTACTATTACTGTTACAGAATACTCAGACAAGTACATGTCATATTGGAATGCTTTTCCATCTTCTAGTTCAAAAACAATTATAAGTGTTTCTGTCACGAAGGATAACGGTACTGGAATCTGGATAATGTTATCCAGCAGTTAAATCATGAAAAGTGGGCTACAGAATATGAGAGAATCTGGATAACAAATCTGGGGCTAATTCTAAAACGGTCAGTTTAAAAAGTCTGAAATTTGCCCCTACTGTACTATGCCTACATTTGTAGAACATCTCTATTTTGAAATTCTCAATGAATCTCAGGAGTACTTGTGCGTACAATGTATATATGCAGAATGTGTGTAAGCTTTCAGTTCTTCAGAGGAAATGTAACACACGTGGACATTTGCACGTTATAAGTTTTTGTTTCTCCACAAAGAAAATATCTTACCCTTGCAAATACCATTTTCTTATACCTCCTCtgaatttttctgttaattattCACCATTCGTACTGTGAAAGCAAactgacatgtcattttgaatatGTTACCAGGGTTGGAAATAGTTGGTGAGTACCCACTAGCTTAATAATCTGTGGGCATTGAAAAACTTTTACAGGTCGACTAAGACAGGAATGGCCAATACCTAATAGACTCCTACTACTACGGTTACAACTGTAAACATTCCACCATAATACCAAAAATGCAGTACTTGTCAACGTCTGTATTGAAAAGTCTTGCATTTCTCATTAACCAGAATCAGGAATTCTGGGAGCCTTATACTTAACCTGatattgttaaacatttcaaacgtgtatacacttttcttccctttttaggtcgagcggagcgttcaacgtgttgtatacttttagaaTATTTATAATATGGGTTCAAGCGAATTCAAGCATtctcatttgttggttccagtgtctttCAAAAACCCTTGTTAGCTAGTGGTcacttctgcctctttgtcctgccttttgccctttgggagcagcaccaagtACTATATAATTACgccatgtcctgtttatctcttctgcagGGGACTTTTTTTCTTTAGAATTTGCCTGTTGGTCTTGCACTGTGGGCgcctgttcagtccctcctccccatcaGCTCCTTCTGCAAACAAAACTAACAGCAGAGAGAGTTTTTTCCAGTCCCCCTCCTTTATCCTAGCCCCCACGTTTGGCTTGTAATGGAGAGCTTTAATTTCCTTGTTGCCTTCAGCCGTaaaagaccagctgctgtgctCCGATCGGAGCTGCTTCAAGGGAGTGCCCTGCTGATTAGTGACTGAAAGTGTGATGTTTGTATGAGTATGATCCCACAAGCCTGAatttaaatacagtgaaaatgcaacTTGCTTTTTATTTATAGAAACTAAATACACTGTAAAAAAGTATAAACTGGGACAAAAACGTACAGAAAACACTGCGAGGGCAGCTGTGGGACCCACAAAGCTATAACAggcattgcctctttaaggggtcccttgaaaccGCCCTCACTCTCTTTTTGCTTTCCACACGCAGCTCCGACCCTCCAAAGCCTTGCCCCTGCCTCACATGATGAGTATTTGGTTTGAGGTGACCGGTCTGCCACCCTCCTACACACATCCTGTAGTTTAGTTTCAGATGGACTAAAGGTTCTTATGCTGGTGCAGGGCCTCGAGAGATTTTGCTGCAATATTCTGTCCATGCGCtcatttttttggttttcaatctCAGGATCATGGCGCTGGGTTTTGCATTGCGTGATCGCTCTCGTCATTTTcatttaaatttatgtggcaagaaaagtccggttaggagtttccaaCACTAGTCTGTTGTATGCCCCGCCCCTGTCTTTTCTTAAAATCTCAGTCTGCCgctgttgaaatatattttattttaccttAATGCTTTTGTAGCTCACCACGCGGCATTTAGAGTCGTGTATTATCTGATACCTAATCACATGTTCTAGTTCTCCATTTCCATGACATCGACTACCTTTGCGGCTGACCTGCCAGAAGCTGCCCCCTCCCCGGCTGCAGTAACCACGTACAAAGGTGTTTCCTTTGCGGAAGTTTCCTTTTGTTCATTTTATTAAGTACAGACAGGTaaaaacacaattctggcatttactGATTTGTATGTTGACAATGGACAAATGGGATATAAAACCAGCGAATGAACTGCATGTTTTCATCGTTCAAGGACGTTCATGTgtattatttaaaatgtaatgaTGAAATATGTTTCCATGCAATATTATAAATTGGGATTGCTTTTCATACGTTAAACAAATGTGTTCTTCTGAAACCTGTTTAGTGGAATGAGTGGCAGATAAAAGCTTGGCTCTTTGGTACAATACATATAACTCATTAATAAGAAAGAAATGACTTTGTTTAAGCAATCCCCGTTATAAACCCTGGCTGCAAGGAAAAGAAGTTGTTTGGTGAATACTTAAAATAGATCTCGGACTATTGGCCGTGGCTGTTCTGTTTGCTTTAGGGTTTGATCTGTCACTGTGGCTTCTACGCTTGTCTAACTTCCTTCTAGTTATTCAGAGGCGGTTAATGGGAAGCAGAGGGTGGACGTGCTAACTATCTTCTGTTTAAGGCTGACAAGGGTTAAAATGATTTGATCAACCAGTAGAAAAGGATTTGAAGTGTTGACATAGATTAATGTTTCAGATTTCTCTAAAGGGGCCTTATGTTAAACGTATATATTCTAGCCGGTTGGCTATGACAGCGCAAGGCCTTTAAAGGAGGGAGCTTGATTGATGATATCCTGGTTTTATACGTTcaacttttagattttttttaaaaactacctCAACCTTTACCCAAGTACTTTCCAGTATCAGATCGAACTGTTTAGCATTCCCCAACTCTCAAACGACCTGTTGCAAACTTGGAGCAGCCTTTAAATAGGGCTAGGTTTGAGGGCGTTGTGCAGTTCATAGTGCAAAGGAGTCGAGttggttgcctttcaaaaatcttttgacaTTAGTAAATGCTTCATGTATCTCACGCTTTTTTAAACTGCTTTGTGTactgacactgttacatggataattgcatgtttgcttatatgtttgactgcgagcaaacttctttttcctttggtctccttcgcgctcatggtggccgtggcactttgaattgacttgagTTTGTCAACTGTTCTActtaacattttcaatttatgtggcaagaaaagtacagttaggaactaaaaactctaatagctctatatcgagcaaacgcgagacccattgcattgcacatgcttggttttactggaaccactgtcagtagtgcagcatGACCTCAAAATGTTAATTTACAGCGCTCTTccaaataatgaaggcttttcattattgaaccataaataggagttcaaagagCATTAACATTTggggacacatattacctcaactgcaaacagttcccttctctgtaaactggcacccaaagggtttgtgctgcacggggttgggcctacttgtcccaaggacaaaataaacataaaaacttgtttcccttgaccccaaacaatatgttctgggcgtcgggctataggaattccacatccctgatctaTCTATaggttggctttactgtgagtgatcgcattttgctcttccacaaggagcatattggtgcacaaagtagttttgttcagtgccaggaactactggggcaatcagtggcataacacaacTGGAGGGACCCCCCGCAAAGAACATCAAAGGGGCCCCACcctccctccagactcactcaggacaaGTGCTGGCTGAGAGGGCCCTCTGGAGAGGTCCCCCCACACTGCAGGGgttgtggggcctttgttacgccactggtggcaacgtgtgctttttgagaccgaaaagctttttgccagtgtttgttacaatggagagggcctggcagctcccacaataaagtgttacaaaaaccatgtaaaaaacaagacacgcattgacaaaaccaaaacacTCACAACAAATattggatcggttggctttacagtgtttattttcatgtttcccataatcttgttgaaatggttacactgatttagaATATTGGaaacactagcatgcatcaacacattttactaaatgacgcttcaaagtaatagcacctaaaatgtcatagtagtTCAAACAAAATCctactttcttttttttcagtttccttctctgtaaactggcagccaaagggtttgtgctgcagggggttgggcctacttgtcccacagacaaaataaatatataaagttgttgcccttgaccccaaacaatatgcaaACAATGTAGGCCTCTAGTCTGAGAGCTAATTCTGCGAGCCTACATAGCAAGCCACAGTCGGTCATAAGCATCAGGGATGTGCATGCTACATTAAATCTGGGCTTCTCTCAGAGGGACTGGTTGCCTGTACACAAGGGGAGGCCATTGGAATATTTACTACATGATAAACATGAGCAGGTCCCTCCAGCTTCCCATGCACTTACTGCTAAGCACTCTACAGTGCTTGTAGTATATCGCCTATTGCTTCTGCCTTGCTGTTTTGCTTTTTCACTGCTTGCTACCCTGTTCAGGTCCCCACCACCTCCCTTTCGCACCTCCTGCTCTTTTGCTTCTGGCCCCACCGTGTCCCACCGTTTTCCCTGCTGTACATCCCCTCTtactccaggacctacttaatggtgttCGCTGAGTGACCCCATGgagcaggtccctcctgctcccccTGCACTTACTGCTAAGTGCTCTATAGCGCTTGCAGTACAGCACCTACTGCTCCTGCTTTGCTGTTTTGCTGCTTTTTCCCTGCTTACTGCCCTGTTCATGCCCCGCCACCTCCCCTTCGCACTTTCCGCTCTTTTGCTGCATGCCCTACCGCGTCCCGCTGTTTTTCCCACCCTACaccccctcccagcacccctccaactctaggacctacttaatggtggtcgcATGCAGGAAGTGTGCTGCTGGcgtaccaaaggcaagcccgtctgcacccatccacgcctggaccatgcccagtgcaGTCCTCTCACCATCCGCTGCTACTCTGCTGACGAGGTCCTGGTCCTCAACACCGGGCTCCAAGATTCCCACTGCTGCACGtcctccacgcacactgccaaaaGACCCTTTGTCTGCCACCACTGCGCTTCTCCTGCCTCGCagaaccaccaacacacacaggacccAACACTCCCAGAAGACAACCACCAACCCAGAACCGCTAAACTGCATCTTGCTCAAAGCCCACTCCCTCAGCAACCATTCTAGAGAAATCTGGAGCACTATCAACACCCTCATcccagacatcgccttcatcaccgaAGCTTGGCTCAACCCTGCCTCCAATCCCGACATCGCAACCAGCACCCTCGATGGATGACggatacaagatgatacaccggGACCGCCCCGAAAAGCAcagtggaggaatcgccataatattCAAGGAAACCATCCTATGCTCCGCCACGAACAACAACCCAACACCTGTCATGGAGCTCCTTAACTTCCTGctacacaccaacaccaacacaacCTTAAGAGGTACCCTCGCATACGGGACCAGCAGGACCCCACCCAGCTTTCTGTGATGCCATAAGCAATACCATCACCCCCATCGTCATCTACTCCCTCCACTACATGCTGCgcagcaacctcaacttccatatCAAGGACCACAAGGACGCCAACTCCacatccctactggagaaccttAACAACATCGGACTCACCCAACTAGTCTCCAAACACACCCCACAGAGCGGGACACACGCTCAACACCATCTTCTCTTCCAGCGACAGAACCAAATTCACCCACAGCACAGAACTCTCCTGGACCGACCACACAATCATCCACATCACCATCTCCAAGACCCAGCACACTATCACTAAGCACTGAAGCGCCACCCACTGCAACTGGGGAAAAGTAACCAAGAGCCAATGGACGCAGGCTTTCAGCACCACACCACCTGACACATCAACCAACCTCAACCAGGCTGACCACAGTTTCTCTGCCGGGATCAGCAAATGTGCCGACAAAGTCGCCCCTCTGGAACTGGCAAAAGCCAACGTCAAGACAAGCCAGcgggtacaccccagagctcagaaccaccaagggTAACTGTCTTTTACTCGAGAAGCGATGGCACATCTCTAAGGACCCCGCTGACAGCCGCGCACAAAACATCACTCAACGCCTACCACTGGCGCATCAAGAAGGCCAAAAGAATAGCCATCATGGACCGCATCAACACCgcaaccaaccacaccaaggaactcttcaagatcatcaaggaattctccaacccgactgCCACAGAGAACACAGTACAGCCCCCCAACAACTCTGCAACTCAGTAtccgactacttccacagcaagactgCCCACATTTACTTTAACCATCAACTCACTTCCCTCAGCCTTGACAACCTCTTCCAACCAGCGAACCCCAACCCAGTCATAGCCACCTGGTTCCTACTCAACATCCTGACCACCACTAACATCATGTCCTTCATCCACTGTAGGGCACTAACTGACTCCTGCCCCCAAATCTCTTTAACCTTGGATCCAACATAATCAGCACTGaactcaccaacctcctcaacaCTTCCATCTCCACAGCATCCTTACCAGGCGGATGGAAGCAACATTTGTGGGTTGTGGCATGCAAAAGGGGCATGGCGGCGTGGggggggattaaattaaaaataataaaaaacaaaaccacttCCTCCACCGCCgcaacaggctcccaacctgccctgcacaaatcctgatgctgctctcaccaACTATGTTGCTTGGTTGGAGAaagcccactgcgcatgtgtgtttggccggtccgagacggccggccaaacacacatgagctttgagggggagtgctctgcactccccctcactgctcgtcactccCAAGGCTCGCtgcttttcccaaaaaacaataataataaacacagtttattattgttttttgggacAAGGTTTgcgctgctggtggggagaacgatgctcctccgccctaatggaggagccgcccctggaaagCACGCAGATATCAGACCCCTTCATAAAGAAGTCAGCAGCCAACCAAAGTGCCCTCAagaactactggccaatctccctgcttccatacacagccaaagtactcgagaaggccatcaaccaacagcttgcCGACTACCTAGAATAGAACCACCTAATCAACGTATTCCGGGCTAACAATAGCACCGAAACAGACGACGTCAGAGCCGTCCTCGACCAAGGAGAAATAGTGGCTCCAATTCTCCTCAATCTATCTGCACCATTTGACACCGTCGCCCACCACATCCTCAgcgacagactccacaacatctgCTTTCAGCAACATtgcctcaagtggatcacctcattcctctaaGGATGCACCCACAGCATCTGCCTTCCTCTGTTCACCTCCGCTCCCAAGGTCATATGCGGTGTGCCCAAAGTATCCCCGCTCAGCtcggttcaacatctacatgacccccttgcgGATATCGTCAGTTCCCACTGTCTCAATATCATTTTCTATGCCAACAACActtagctcatcctctcactcaccaaagacccctctaaCAACAAAACCAACTTCCGCAACGCCATGACTGATGTAGTCgattggatgagagacagctgcctcaaactgaactcaaactAAACTGAGGTACACATCTTTGGGAAAAAACAACTCCACctgtgaccacagctggtggccggaAGAACTCAAACCCACTCCCACACGGACTGACTACGCATGCAACCTTGACATAATCCTGGACAGCCAAAGTTGCCTCCTCCTATTTCCACACCCTACGCATGGTCCGCaagatctttagatggatcccagTAAACAGCAAAAAAAGATTGTTGCATAACCCTTATACACTGgtatctcctcccagctcctcaaaagtctccagacaatacagaacgcagcagccagactcatccggaACCTCCCCAAGCAGACCCATTTCACTCCTCACCTCAGGATACGTCACTGGGTACCTGTCCAGAAATGCGCCTGCTAAACCCCCGGCAAACTtggaccatcctacatc encodes:
- the C6H1orf74 gene encoding UPF0739 protein C1orf74 homolog, whose product is MSEAFSPLLIAAAQRHLGTGKKKIFPPSTSLNLAAEILAVDCGLKPAFLYDYNTAGIVPLCNFLQELQLMGWIKHHVHLLDIADNFIVVNVENAVLNLESALHRNGVAFVDVSTGQTSPTVCEPCHSEEIKGHIFELLSHLTLFKNGKPGSVSVGAINCQEWNLCTIFGLLLGYPASYWFDTVKGFENCLALTPLRVFSTDVSCLKISNSMQFQVYSFSVPEELHHYLREYLNSWNENLKLAFSKQNCFADLSVNSRLAVLTAVAL